A window of Streptomyces marispadix contains these coding sequences:
- a CDS encoding ABC transporter permease, translating into MALPLAFFGIFFAYPVAAIVARGLRTSAGDWRSERLTQVLSDADTLHVLWFTVWQAAASTACTLALALPAAYVFARFDFPGKQVLRAVVTVPFVLPTVVVGSAFLALLGRGGVLEEWAGLRLDTGVWAILLAHVFINYAVVVRTVGGLWAQLDPRQEEAARVLGASRFTAWRRVTLPALAPSVAAAALIVFLFTFTSFGVIQVLGGPRYATLEVEIYRQTAALLDLPTAAVLTLIQFATVIALLAVHARTVRKRQSALSMVPAEQTARRPRGRAQWALLTAVLTVTALLILVPLTVLALRSLDGPDGYGLANYRALGRTSDTATTAATFTVPPVDAIGNSLAYAAVATLLALVTGGSAALGLTVRNGTRDGAEASGTGAGSGTGRGAGRLVRSFDSMLMLPLGTSAVTVGFGFLVALDEPPLDLRSSWMIVPVAQALVGVPFVIRTMLPVLRAVDPRLREAAAVLGAPPLRVWREVDLPMVGRALLVAAGFAFAVSLGEFGATVFIARPDAPTLPVAVARFLGRAGEVNYGQAMAMSTVLMLVCAATLLALERIRTHPSGEF; encoded by the coding sequence ATGGCGCTCCCCCTCGCCTTCTTCGGGATCTTCTTCGCCTACCCCGTCGCCGCGATCGTCGCCCGCGGCCTGCGTACATCCGCCGGAGACTGGAGGTCGGAGCGCCTCACCCAGGTCCTCTCCGACGCCGACACCCTGCACGTGCTGTGGTTCACGGTGTGGCAGGCCGCCGCCTCGACAGCGTGCACGCTCGCGCTGGCGCTGCCCGCCGCGTACGTCTTCGCACGGTTCGACTTCCCCGGCAAGCAGGTGCTGCGCGCCGTCGTCACCGTGCCCTTCGTGCTGCCGACGGTCGTCGTCGGCTCCGCGTTCCTTGCGCTGCTGGGGCGCGGCGGCGTGCTGGAGGAGTGGGCCGGGCTACGGCTCGACACCGGGGTGTGGGCGATCCTCCTCGCCCACGTCTTCATCAACTACGCCGTCGTCGTACGGACCGTAGGCGGCCTGTGGGCCCAACTCGACCCGCGCCAGGAGGAGGCGGCGCGTGTGCTCGGTGCGAGCCGGTTCACCGCGTGGCGCCGCGTCACGCTGCCCGCGCTCGCACCGTCCGTCGCGGCAGCCGCGCTGATCGTCTTCCTCTTCACCTTCACCAGCTTCGGCGTGATCCAGGTGCTGGGCGGCCCCCGCTACGCCACCCTCGAAGTGGAGATCTACCGGCAGACCGCCGCACTGCTCGACCTGCCGACCGCGGCCGTGCTGACCTTGATCCAGTTCGCGACGGTCATCGCGCTGCTCGCCGTGCACGCCCGCACCGTACGGAAGCGGCAGTCCGCGCTCAGCATGGTCCCCGCGGAGCAGACCGCCCGCCGGCCACGCGGCCGGGCCCAGTGGGCGCTGCTGACGGCCGTACTGACGGTGACCGCGCTGCTGATCCTGGTGCCGCTGACCGTGCTGGCGCTGCGCTCCCTCGACGGGCCCGACGGCTACGGCCTCGCCAACTACCGTGCGCTCGGCCGTACTTCGGACACCGCCACGACCGCCGCCACCTTCACGGTGCCGCCCGTCGACGCCATCGGGAACTCCCTCGCATACGCCGCCGTCGCGACCCTCCTCGCGCTCGTCACGGGGGGCTCCGCCGCACTGGGCCTGACCGTACGGAACGGGACCCGTGACGGGGCCGAAGCTTCGGGGACGGGGGCCGGTTCCGGTACGGGCAGGGGGGCCGGGCGCCTGGTGCGGAGCTTCGACTCCATGCTGATGCTTCCGCTCGGCACCTCCGCGGTGACCGTCGGCTTCGGCTTCCTCGTAGCGCTCGACGAACCGCCCCTGGACCTGCGTTCGTCGTGGATGATCGTCCCCGTCGCGCAGGCGCTGGTCGGCGTCCCGTTCGTCATACGGACGATGCTGCCGGTGCTGCGCGCCGTGGACCCACGGCTGCGCGAGGCCGCGGCGGTGCTGGGTGCCCCGCCGCTGCGGGTGTGGCGGGAGGTGGACCTGCCGATGGTCGGCCGTGCGCTGCTGGTGGCCGCGGGGTTCGCCTTCGCGGTGTCGCTGGGGGAGTTCGGCGCCACGGTCTTCATCGCCAGGCCCGACGCCCCGACACTGCCGGTCGCCGTGGCCCGCTTCCTGGGCCGCGCGGGCGAGGTCAACTACGGGCAGGCGATGGCGATGAGCACCGTACTGATGCTCGTGTGCGCGGCGACGCTCCTCGCGCTGGAACGCATACGCACCCACCCCTCGGGAGAGTTCTAG
- a CDS encoding LOG family protein — protein MLDHEIETLEEFDDVVEATGCLSGWRVQSVDLRERGTALASAETEGAVFLGCAMDPESVVRVQQSGGLVFPPVPGLPFDPYRGRLYSPDELFDGLTAGDYERTPDAHSYHWFQRTKNDGDVFSSMLRAVHDDAISDALDEQLVGARVVGVMGGHRLARGSDAYAGAARLGRALARAGHTVATGGGPGAMEAANLGAYAAPFHDGMLEKALEMLSTAPDFEASVSEWARAAFAVREGWPGGGASVGIPTWFYGHEPPNAFAQHIAKYFVNAVREDGLLARSNAGVVFLPGAAGTVQEIFDNATPNYYQSRGAPTPMVLVDEEHWTRTLPCWPLLKALAGERPMASRIALAASVDEVPQTLARLAGGGDGG, from the coding sequence ATGCTCGACCACGAGATAGAGACGCTCGAAGAGTTCGACGACGTCGTGGAGGCGACCGGCTGCCTCAGCGGCTGGCGTGTGCAGTCGGTGGACCTGCGGGAACGCGGTACGGCGCTCGCCTCGGCGGAGACCGAGGGCGCCGTCTTCCTCGGGTGTGCGATGGACCCGGAGTCGGTCGTGCGGGTGCAGCAGAGCGGCGGGCTGGTCTTTCCGCCCGTGCCGGGCCTGCCGTTCGACCCGTACCGCGGACGGCTCTACTCTCCCGACGAACTCTTCGACGGGCTCACCGCCGGCGACTACGAGCGGACGCCGGACGCCCACTCGTACCACTGGTTCCAGCGGACGAAGAACGACGGCGACGTCTTCTCCTCGATGCTCCGCGCCGTGCACGACGACGCGATCTCCGACGCCCTCGACGAACAGCTCGTCGGCGCAAGGGTGGTCGGCGTCATGGGCGGGCACAGACTCGCACGCGGCAGCGACGCCTACGCGGGCGCGGCCCGGCTCGGACGCGCCCTCGCCCGCGCCGGGCACACCGTCGCGACGGGCGGGGGCCCCGGTGCGATGGAGGCGGCGAACCTCGGTGCGTACGCGGCGCCGTTCCACGACGGCATGCTGGAGAAGGCGCTTGAGATGCTGTCGACGGCTCCGGACTTCGAGGCGTCGGTGAGCGAGTGGGCGCGTGCTGCCTTCGCCGTGCGGGAGGGCTGGCCCGGAGGCGGGGCGTCCGTGGGAATCCCTACCTGGTTCTACGGGCACGAGCCGCCGAACGCGTTCGCCCAGCACATCGCGAAGTACTTCGTCAACGCGGTGCGCGAGGACGGGCTGTTGGCACGCTCGAACGCGGGCGTGGTCTTCCTCCCGGGCGCCGCGGGCACCGTGCAGGAGATCTTCGACAACGCGACGCCGAACTACTACCAGTCGCGCGGCGCTCCCACCCCGATGGTGCTGGTGGACGAGGAGCACTGGACGCGGACGCTGCCGTGCTGGCCGCTGCTGAAGGCGCTGGCGGGCGAGCGGCCGATGGCCTCGCGTATCGCCCTGGCCGCCTCGGTCGATGAGGTGCCGCAGACGCTGGCACGGCTGGCGGGTGGTGGGGACGGGGGCTGA
- a CDS encoding ABC transporter ATP-binding protein — protein MAAPPDNDVLWARGLHYSYGGSPALQDVSIGVRAGEIVSVTGPRGSGKTTLLSCLSGQLAPHDGEIWFNSVPVHTLSRTSRERMRRDRFGWVGSKPQLIPELTAWENAALPMLLNGTGSRAARKAAVEWLERLDVGECARKRPSALRQSQRQRVAIARALAPAPAIVFADEPTAPLHQAERAQVLRTLTTAARTHDITVVLTTHDPAVMLPKVTPGDPQSPDAAGPTLADRNLTLVDGRLSGGLIAAGPGATGSPGSGPNGTEGDGEGGAAGGKGMATGDGDSDGEDSKGAACSLSV, from the coding sequence GTGGCAGCACCCCCGGACAACGACGTGCTATGGGCACGCGGACTGCATTACTCGTACGGCGGTTCCCCCGCCCTGCAAGACGTATCGATCGGCGTACGCGCCGGAGAGATCGTCTCCGTCACCGGACCCCGCGGCAGCGGCAAGACGACCTTGCTGAGCTGCCTGTCGGGTCAACTCGCCCCGCACGACGGCGAGATCTGGTTCAACAGCGTGCCGGTGCACACCCTCTCCCGCACATCGCGCGAGCGGATGCGCCGCGACCGCTTCGGCTGGGTCGGCAGCAAGCCGCAGCTCATCCCCGAACTCACCGCGTGGGAGAACGCCGCGCTGCCGATGCTGCTGAACGGCACCGGCTCCCGCGCCGCCCGCAAGGCAGCCGTCGAATGGCTGGAGCGGCTCGACGTGGGCGAGTGCGCACGTAAACGGCCTTCGGCGCTGCGGCAGTCGCAGCGCCAGCGCGTCGCCATCGCCCGCGCGCTCGCGCCCGCTCCCGCGATCGTCTTCGCCGACGAACCCACCGCTCCCCTGCACCAGGCCGAACGAGCCCAGGTGCTGCGGACGTTGACGACCGCCGCCCGTACGCACGACATCACGGTGGTGCTCACCACCCACGACCCGGCGGTGATGCTGCCGAAGGTGACACCGGGAGACCCGCAGTCGCCCGACGCGGCAGGACCGACGCTCGCGGACCGCAATCTCACGCTCGTCGACGGACGGCTGAGCGGCGGCCTGATCGCTGCCGGGCCCGGCGCCACAGGCAGCCCAGGCAGCGGCCCCAACGGAACCGAAGGCGACGGCGAGGGCGGCGCAGCCGGTGGCAAGGGCATGGCCACGGGCGACGGCGACTCGGACGGCGAAGACTCCAAGGGTGCCGCGTGCTCGCTCTCCGTCTGA
- a CDS encoding ABC transporter ATP-binding protein, whose translation MLRLDGVTAGFGAGHRALDGVDLEVADHETVCVLGPSGSGKSTLLRVVAGLHEPDSGRVLLSGRDQSGVPPHRRGVGLMFQDHQLFPQRDVGGNVAFGLRMRGTGGSDSTDGTGSTGGAARTSGTGRTGRSGTGVRRGRGAGRREVDARVDELLDLVGLPGARGRAVNSLSGGEQQRVALARALAPQPRLLMLDEPLGQLDRGLRERLVVELRALFRRLRTTVLAVTHDQAEAFVLADRVVVMKEGRIAQAGTPLEVWLRPASEFVARFLGFDNVVDATVHGAAAETPWGKLPVEDGTPEGRCRLLVRPGAVRLTEPEDGLPCTVEARTFRGGDAAAVTLLLSPDNGPRLEATCALREAPEPGDRVGVTFPDGRDVVRLGAGGVTDDG comes from the coding sequence ATGCTGCGACTCGACGGTGTGACGGCCGGCTTCGGCGCCGGACACCGCGCACTGGACGGAGTGGACCTGGAAGTTGCCGACCACGAGACGGTGTGCGTCCTCGGCCCCAGCGGTAGCGGCAAGTCGACGCTGCTGCGCGTCGTCGCGGGACTGCACGAGCCGGACTCGGGGCGGGTGCTGCTCTCCGGCCGCGACCAGTCGGGGGTGCCGCCCCATCGGCGCGGCGTGGGGCTGATGTTCCAGGACCACCAGCTCTTCCCACAGCGCGACGTGGGCGGCAACGTCGCCTTCGGCCTGCGCATGCGCGGCACGGGCGGTTCGGACAGTACGGATGGGACGGGCAGTACGGGTGGGGCGGCTAGGACGAGCGGTACGGGTCGAACGGGCCGTAGCGGCACGGGAGTTCGCCGTGGCCGTGGCGCCGGGCGGCGCGAAGTGGACGCCCGCGTCGACGAACTGCTCGACCTCGTCGGCCTGCCCGGCGCCCGTGGCCGCGCCGTCAACTCGCTCTCCGGCGGCGAACAGCAACGCGTCGCCCTCGCCCGAGCGCTCGCACCGCAGCCGCGCCTGCTGATGCTGGACGAGCCACTCGGCCAGCTCGACCGGGGCCTGCGCGAACGCCTCGTCGTCGAACTCCGCGCGCTCTTCCGCCGGTTGCGTACGACCGTCCTCGCGGTCACACACGACCAGGCCGAGGCGTTCGTGCTCGCCGACCGCGTCGTGGTGATGAAGGAGGGCCGCATCGCACAGGCGGGTACGCCGCTGGAGGTGTGGCTGCGGCCCGCTTCGGAGTTCGTCGCCCGCTTCCTCGGCTTCGACAACGTGGTCGACGCTACGGTCCACGGCGCCGCCGCCGAAACGCCGTGGGGCAAACTCCCCGTGGAGGACGGCACACCCGAGGGCCGCTGCCGACTGCTCGTACGTCCCGGCGCCGTGCGGCTGACCGAACCGGAGGACGGACTGCCCTGCACCGTGGAGGCGCGTACCTTCCGCGGTGGCGACGCCGCGGCGGTGACACTGCTGCTCAGCCCTGACAACGGCCCGCGTCTGGAAGCCACTTGCGCCCTGCGCGAGGCCCCGGAGCCCGGGGATCGCGTCGGGGTGACCTTTCCCGACGGGAGGGATGTGGTGCGGCTGGGGGCGGGCGGGGTGACGGATGACGGCTGA
- a CDS encoding thiamine ABC transporter substrate-binding protein, with protein sequence MSKHVLRAGAAATTVIALAGVLTACGTGQGGGEDSKTVTLVTHDSFAVSKPVLKKFTQRTGYKVKVLRGGDAGAAVNQAVLNKGNPQGDVFFGVDNTLLSRALGKGVFAPYKADGLAHVPEKLQLDGKRHRVTPVDSGEICVNYDREWFDKHGQAPPRSLDDLADPQYKDLLVTPNAATSSPGLGFLLATVEKYGAGGWKDYWKKLRANGVEVVDGWEQAYNDRFSGSNAGKGKGDRPLVVSYATSPPAEVLGKKPLPAKAPTGIAERTCFQQTEFAGLLDGARNAKGGKALLDYMLSKTFQEDLPLQMFVDPARDDAELPEVFTKYGESADGAATMDPARIDAHREEWIKSWTSLVVK encoded by the coding sequence ATGAGCAAGCACGTGCTGCGCGCGGGCGCCGCCGCCACGACCGTCATCGCCCTCGCCGGCGTACTCACCGCCTGCGGAACGGGCCAGGGAGGCGGCGAGGACAGCAAGACCGTCACCCTCGTCACCCACGACTCCTTCGCCGTCTCCAAGCCCGTACTGAAGAAGTTCACCCAGCGCACCGGCTACAAGGTGAAGGTGCTGCGCGGCGGCGACGCCGGTGCCGCCGTCAACCAGGCCGTGCTCAACAAGGGCAACCCGCAGGGCGACGTCTTCTTCGGCGTCGACAACACCCTGCTGTCCAGGGCCCTCGGCAAGGGCGTCTTCGCCCCGTACAAGGCCGACGGCCTCGCCCACGTACCGGAGAAGCTGCAACTCGACGGGAAGCGGCACCGCGTCACTCCCGTCGACTCCGGCGAGATATGCGTCAACTACGACCGCGAATGGTTCGACAAGCACGGTCAGGCGCCGCCCCGGTCGCTGGACGACCTCGCCGACCCCCAGTACAAGGACCTCCTCGTCACCCCCAACGCCGCGACGTCCTCGCCCGGCCTGGGATTCCTGCTGGCCACCGTGGAGAAGTACGGCGCAGGCGGCTGGAAGGACTACTGGAAGAAGCTGCGCGCCAACGGAGTCGAAGTCGTCGACGGCTGGGAGCAGGCGTACAACGACCGCTTCTCCGGCTCCAACGCGGGCAAGGGCAAGGGAGACCGGCCCCTCGTCGTCTCCTACGCCACCAGCCCGCCCGCCGAGGTACTCGGCAAGAAGCCGCTGCCCGCGAAGGCCCCCACGGGCATCGCCGAGCGGACCTGCTTCCAGCAGACCGAGTTCGCCGGGCTGCTGGACGGCGCACGCAACGCCAAGGGCGGAAAGGCCCTGCTCGACTACATGCTGAGCAAGACCTTCCAGGAGGATCTGCCGCTCCAGATGTTCGTCGATCCCGCCCGTGACGACGCCGAACTGCCCGAAGTGTTCACGAAGTACGGGGAGTCGGCGGACGGTGCGGCCACCATGGACCCCGCGAGGATCGACGCCCACCGCGAAGAGTGGATCAAGTCGTGGACGTCGCTCGTCGTGAAGTAG
- a CDS encoding sodium:solute symporter, with protein sequence MAVDYAVIIVYLVGMLAVGWWGMRRAKSKSDFLVAGRRLGPVLYSGTMAAIVLGGASTIGGVGLGYQYGLSGAWLVFTIGFGLLALSLFFSARISRLKVYTVSQMLDLRYGGSSSVISGAVMWSYTLMLAVTSTIAYATIFDVIFGLDRTLAIMLGGGIVIAYSTLGGMWSITLTDMAQFVVKSVGVLLLLLPIAVWKAGGIDGMREQLPDEYFSPMNIGVQTVFTYVLIYSFGMLIGQDIWQRVFTARSDTVARNGGAVAGVYCLVYAIAGAVIGTSAKALFPKLDSPDAAFATIVGEALPIGVKGLVLAAALSAVMSTSSGALIACATVANNDIWKRLRRTPAKPESSAGTESATGDGGHDEVRGNRLFILVMGAAVVAISIALNDVVEALTVAYNLLVGGLLVPILGGLVWKRGTAHGALGAVAAGGATVVAMMAWKGVLANEAIYYGLLASLLTYVAVSLAGKPTDPAVLAEWRARLAGEGHTDAGPGVGASGEGSGGADGTGPAGGKPGTGAPAGV encoded by the coding sequence ATGGCCGTCGACTACGCAGTGATCATCGTCTATCTCGTGGGCATGCTCGCCGTGGGCTGGTGGGGCATGCGCCGCGCCAAGTCCAAGAGCGACTTCCTCGTCGCGGGCCGCCGCCTGGGGCCCGTCCTCTACTCCGGCACGATGGCCGCCATCGTGCTCGGCGGCGCCTCGACCATCGGCGGGGTCGGCCTGGGCTACCAGTACGGACTCTCCGGCGCCTGGCTGGTGTTCACGATCGGCTTCGGACTGCTGGCCCTGAGCCTGTTCTTCTCCGCCCGCATCTCGCGGCTGAAGGTCTACACGGTCAGCCAGATGCTCGACCTGCGCTACGGCGGCTCGTCATCGGTGATCTCGGGCGCGGTGATGTGGTCGTACACGCTGATGCTCGCCGTCACCTCGACCATCGCCTACGCGACCATCTTCGACGTCATCTTCGGCCTGGACCGCACGCTGGCGATCATGCTGGGCGGCGGCATCGTCATCGCGTACTCGACGCTCGGCGGGATGTGGTCGATCACGCTGACGGACATGGCGCAGTTCGTGGTGAAGTCCGTGGGCGTGCTGCTTCTGCTGCTGCCGATCGCCGTGTGGAAGGCCGGCGGCATCGACGGAATGCGGGAGCAGCTTCCGGACGAGTACTTCTCGCCCATGAACATCGGCGTGCAGACGGTCTTCACCTACGTGCTGATCTACTCGTTCGGCATGCTGATCGGACAGGACATCTGGCAGCGGGTGTTCACCGCGCGCAGCGACACCGTCGCCCGCAACGGCGGCGCGGTCGCCGGTGTCTACTGCCTCGTCTACGCGATAGCGGGCGCCGTGATCGGCACCAGTGCCAAGGCGCTCTTCCCGAAACTGGACAGCCCCGACGCGGCGTTCGCCACGATCGTCGGCGAGGCGCTGCCGATCGGGGTGAAGGGCCTCGTGCTCGCGGCGGCCCTCTCCGCGGTGATGTCGACCTCGTCGGGCGCGCTGATCGCCTGCGCGACCGTCGCCAACAACGACATCTGGAAGCGGCTGCGCCGCACCCCCGCCAAGCCGGAGTCATCGGCCGGAACGGAGTCCGCGACCGGTGACGGAGGCCATGACGAGGTGCGCGGCAACCGACTGTTCATCCTCGTCATGGGTGCGGCCGTCGTGGCGATATCCATCGCGCTCAACGACGTCGTGGAGGCCCTGACCGTGGCGTACAACCTGCTCGTCGGCGGGCTGCTGGTGCCCATCCTCGGCGGCCTGGTGTGGAAGCGCGGCACGGCGCACGGCGCGCTCGGAGCCGTGGCCGCGGGCGGCGCCACGGTCGTGGCGATGATGGCCTGGAAGGGCGTGCTCGCCAACGAGGCCATCTACTACGGGCTGTTGGCGTCGCTGCTGACGTATGTCGCGGTGAGCCTCGCCGGGAAGCCGACGGATCCGGCGGTACTGGCCGAATGGCGTGCCCGGCTCGCGGGCGAGGGCCACACCGACGCGGGTCCGGGCGTCGGCGCGAGCGGCGAAGGGTCCGGCGGCGCGGACGGCACGGGCCCTGCGGGCGGCAAGCCGGGCACGGGCGCTCCCGCCGGAGTCTGA